AATTTAGTGCCTATATATATAGCAGGAACAAATGCCAAACCTTGCCTGCATATAGAAAGCACCAAAGAAGGCAAAGCTTTTCCTAATGCCTGAAATGTAGACATAAATATAAATTGAAAACCTATAAAAGGTGCTACAGAATAAGCCGCTATTAAAAAMCTAGAACCATACTCTATAACCTCATCATTATCTATAAAAATCCTAATTAAATCTTTAGAAAATATAAAAGCAACGACTAAAAATAAAATACCAGAAATAAAACTAAYCAAACAAGAAAGTTTTATAGATGCATTCATTCTCTTATAATTTTTTGAAGCAAAATTATACCCTATAAAAGGCTGTACCCCTTGACCCAACCCTATAAACACCAATAGTACAAGCGTAAATATT
The Brachyspira sp. SAP_772 genome window above contains:
- a CDS encoding MATE family efflux transporter — its product is IFTLVLLVFIGLGQGVQPFIGYNFASKNYKRMNASIKLSCLXSFISGILFLVVAFIFSKDLIRIFIDNDEVIEYGSXFLIAAYSVAPFIGFQFIFMSTFQALGKALPSLVLSICRQGLAFVPAIYIGTKFFGIKGIIWSQPIADIVSILLSAIMYIYIYKKVKRKSIDVV